A single region of the Garra rufa chromosome 6, GarRuf1.0, whole genome shotgun sequence genome encodes:
- the LOC141336605 gene encoding uncharacterized protein codes for MMFLKDESEDVRIEDAFRIKHEDIEEQQTEMAFIKDESEDVEIEESFKVKREDTEEQTEMMPLKEERQELNVMEEKNEECHDFMAEEKSLSSTQAHKTKPGKNLKVQKKVHTGEKPFTCSQCGKSFAVKGRLKSHLRTHTGEKPYSCQECGKSFARKGDLNLHMRIHKERPFTCQQCGKSFDQNESFEIHLKIHAGENPFICSQCGKSFKQKKNLNVHMTTHTGEKPHTCKLCEKSFTRKEGLKSHMAFHEGGKPFDCSECGETFRYKRNLRHHMKICSGDKSHTRSHSGETRFRCHACKINFTDRNALKNHVKNHVVERPHKCQHCQKSFSKRQKLKDHIRIHTGEKPFSCPQCGKSFTVKGNLKIHIRVHTGEKPFSCPQCEKSFTIKGNLKNHIRVHTGEKPYKCAKCEKSFKYHIDLKRHMQTPHPEKKKLILIRMIRGLGKGGNSNMGPHS; via the exons ATGATGTTTCTTAAAGATGAAAGTGAAGATGTGAGGATTGAAGATGCTTTCAGAATCAAACATGAAGATATTGAGGAACAACAGACAGAGATGGCCTTTATTAAAGATGAGAGTGAAGATGTGGAGATTGAAGAATCATTCAAAGTCAAAcgtgaagatactgaggaacaaacag aaatgatgccactgaaagaggagaggcaAGAACTGAATGTAATGGAAGAGAAAAATGAGGAATGCCATGATTTCATGGCTGAGGAAAAATCTCTGAGCTCCACGCAGGCTCATAAAACTAAACCTGGTAAGAACCTTAAAGTCCAAAAGAaagttcacaccggagagaagcctttcacctgttctcagtgtgggaagagttttgcagTAAAAGGAAGACTTAAAAGTCActtgagaactcacactggagagaagccttactcctgCCAAGAGTGTGGGAAGAGCTTCGCACGAAAAGGAGATCTTAACCTTCACATGCGAATTCACAAAGAGagacctttcacctgccaacagtgtggaaaaagtttcgatCAAAATGAGAGCTTTGAAATCCACCTAAAAATCCATGCAGGAGAGAATCCGTTCatttgctctcagtgtggaaagagttttaaacaGAAGAAAAACCTTAACGTCCACATGacaactcacactggagagaaaccccacacctgcaaactgtgtgagAAAAGCTTCACACGAAAAGAAGGTTTGAAGTCTCATATGGCATTCCATGAGGGAGGGAAGCCTTTTGATTGTAGTGAGTGTGGAGAGACTTTCAGATATAAAAGAAACCTGCGACATCACATGAAGATTTGCTCTGGAGACAAATCTCACACGAGGAGTCACTCTGGAGAGACACGTTTTAGATGCCATGCGTGTAAAATAAATTTCACAGACAGGAATGCCCTCAAGAATCATGTAAAAAATCACGTCGTAGAGAGGCCTCACAAATGCCAACACTGTCAAAAGAGTTTCAGTAAAAGACAAAAGCTGAAGGATCACATtagaatccacactggagagaaacccttctcctgccctcagtgtggCAAGAGCTTCACggttaaaggaaaccttaagatCCACattagagttcacactggagagaaacccttctcctgccctcagtgtgaaaagagctTCACGattaaaggaaaccttaagaaTCACattagagttcacactggagagaagccttacaagtGTGctaagtgtgaaaagagtttcaaaTATCACATAGACCTGAAACGGCATATGCAAACACCCCATCCTGAAAAGAAAAAGCTGATTTTAATCCGTATGATCAGAGGTTTAGGAAAAGGAGGCAATAGTAACATGGGGCCTCATTCGTGA